One genomic window of Acidovorax radicis includes the following:
- a CDS encoding TIR domain-containing protein gives MSIEFLHTPFEKANYLATLLSSHATGGNADNNEYATLRQELLSLSDTAHLVPPFVRTNRDLSSFWNFIQPKFKTYAERRTYISKEFTPLLDSLEFGQQTAAPEHAATPVFMRSPGSLPVAAPVTRNKRKVFIVHGRDNEAKQEVARFVSDLGLEPIILHEQASSGMTIIEKIERYTNDADFALVLYTACDHGRGVHESKIPPKNRARQNVVFEHGYLMAKLGRENVCALVKGEIETPNDISGVVYVGLDQFGGWKTEV, from the coding sequence ATGAGCATAGAATTCCTGCACACCCCATTTGAGAAGGCCAATTATTTGGCCACGTTGCTGAGCTCCCACGCTACAGGCGGAAATGCGGACAATAATGAATATGCCACCCTCAGGCAGGAGCTTTTGTCCTTGTCTGATACCGCACACTTGGTTCCGCCATTTGTCCGTACAAATCGCGACTTGAGTTCTTTTTGGAATTTCATCCAGCCAAAATTCAAGACCTACGCAGAGCGGCGAACGTACATTTCGAAAGAGTTCACCCCCTTGCTGGACTCCTTGGAGTTTGGACAGCAGACGGCAGCACCCGAACACGCTGCTACGCCAGTGTTCATGCGATCCCCAGGTTCTTTACCGGTAGCCGCGCCCGTCACGCGGAACAAGCGAAAAGTCTTCATCGTGCATGGCCGCGATAACGAAGCAAAGCAGGAAGTGGCACGCTTCGTTTCGGACCTAGGGCTTGAGCCGATCATCCTGCATGAACAGGCGAGTTCAGGCATGACGATCATTGAGAAGATTGAGCGCTACACCAATGATGCGGACTTTGCCCTGGTCCTCTACACCGCGTGCGACCACGGGCGCGGCGTTCACGAATCAAAAATTCCTCCTAAGAACCGAGCTCGTCAGAATGTTGTGTTCGAGCATGGGTACCTGATGGCGAAGCTTGGTCGAGAAAACGTATGCGCGCTGGTCAAGGGCGAGATAGAAACGCCCAACGACATCAGTGGCGTTGTGTACGTTGGACTCGACCAATTCGGCGGTTGGAAGACCGAAGTGTGA
- a CDS encoding DUF6998 domain-containing protein, translating to MSDWDFLHDMHDRGYSADDIADAAACGYAPWEAKYIDRQWAEEQLEGEPEDTAASIQPVRSREGFPFSILKQKEIFQDLVECATRHFDNTGRYLQVWGELGEIYAEIKFGLRRHATHAPGSDGTIDGKRVEVKTISPEKTSDHVLVKTQGNFEKLLIVRIDREFQFQGKLIDRSELSGGAGKYLKARLP from the coding sequence ATGAGCGATTGGGATTTTCTTCACGACATGCACGACCGTGGCTACAGCGCCGACGACATAGCGGATGCTGCGGCCTGCGGCTATGCACCTTGGGAAGCGAAGTACATCGACCGGCAGTGGGCCGAGGAGCAACTTGAGGGCGAGCCAGAGGACACCGCCGCCTCGATTCAACCTGTACGAAGCAGGGAAGGCTTCCCGTTCAGCATCCTGAAGCAGAAGGAAATCTTCCAAGACTTGGTCGAATGCGCGACGCGCCATTTCGACAACACTGGCCGATACCTCCAGGTCTGGGGCGAACTCGGCGAAATCTACGCGGAGATCAAGTTTGGGCTTCGCCGCCATGCGACCCACGCCCCCGGCTCGGACGGAACGATTGACGGCAAGCGTGTTGAGGTGAAGACTATCTCCCCCGAGAAGACCAGCGATCACGTATTGGTCAAGACCCAGGGCAACTTTGAGAAGCTGCTGATCGTCCGCATTGATCGGGAGTTCCAGTTCCAAGGCAAGCTCATCGACCGCAGCGAGCTTTCGGGCGGCGCGGGCAAGTACCTCAAAGCGCGGCTTCCCTGA
- a CDS encoding acyl-CoA synthetase, which yields MKRLTDYTSYSDAQSHFATERLWELFDGDRSAFNIAHECVDRHAGQGGEAVIVCRADGADEKISFDDLSRDSSQFAHYLERKGVQKGDRVAIMLEPSREFYTAMFGVIKRGAIAVPLFTLFGPDGVRLRVGDCKPVLLVTNEDKREVAAGLGTTPYEIFSTALWQDLGALPSQYKIQSSPDELAVFQYTSGTTRELPEAVKHTHKALVTLMVAALYGTGLRPGDRFMCPSSPAWGHGLWHGTLAPLALGLTVGSYSGRFNPERLLQALSSHRFTNMSAAATHYRMMKNCGKAGDYNYHFERLSFTGEPIDDDTADFVQECFGLPVCSMYGTTEIGVVLVSYPGAADFPVKRGSLGKAVPGTVVEVHDAEGKVCPPGVTGQLMVLRRGQWVPTKDLGRTDEDGYFYHGGRADDVIISAGWTMSAVEIENVILMHEDVLEAAVIGVPDAIRGQVVKAFVVSDRAHSDAFVDEVQSLVKTKLSQHEYPRHIAFVAELPKTPAGKVHRKVLREREAAAQATSTV from the coding sequence ATGAAACGCCTTACCGATTACACGAGCTATTCCGATGCACAGAGCCACTTCGCTACTGAGAGGTTGTGGGAGCTTTTCGATGGCGACCGCAGCGCGTTCAACATCGCCCACGAATGTGTGGACCGCCATGCAGGCCAAGGCGGCGAAGCGGTGATCGTGTGCCGCGCGGATGGCGCGGACGAGAAGATCAGCTTCGACGATTTGTCGCGCGACTCGTCGCAGTTTGCGCACTACCTGGAACGCAAGGGCGTGCAAAAGGGTGATCGCGTGGCGATCATGCTGGAGCCGTCGCGCGAGTTCTATACCGCAATGTTCGGCGTGATCAAGCGCGGCGCTATTGCAGTTCCGCTCTTCACTCTGTTCGGCCCCGATGGAGTGCGCCTGCGCGTTGGCGATTGCAAACCAGTCCTCCTGGTGACGAATGAGGACAAGCGCGAAGTGGCGGCAGGCCTCGGTACCACACCGTACGAAATCTTCAGCACAGCCCTCTGGCAAGACCTTGGCGCGCTGCCATCACAGTACAAGATCCAGTCGTCCCCCGACGAGCTGGCAGTGTTCCAGTACACCTCGGGCACCACACGCGAACTGCCCGAGGCTGTGAAGCACACGCACAAGGCCCTGGTCACGCTGATGGTGGCTGCGCTCTACGGCACGGGGCTACGCCCAGGCGACCGCTTCATGTGCCCCTCGTCCCCCGCCTGGGGCCACGGCCTGTGGCACGGGACGCTTGCGCCGCTGGCCCTAGGCCTCACGGTGGGTAGTTACAGCGGCCGGTTCAACCCTGAACGACTATTGCAGGCCCTATCGTCGCATCGCTTCACCAACATGTCGGCGGCCGCTACCCACTACCGCATGATGAAGAACTGCGGCAAGGCGGGTGACTACAACTACCACTTTGAGAGGCTGTCCTTCACTGGCGAGCCCATCGACGACGACACGGCCGACTTCGTGCAAGAGTGCTTTGGTCTGCCTGTGTGCAGCATGTACGGCACTACAGAGATCGGCGTTGTGCTAGTGAGCTACCCAGGCGCAGCGGACTTTCCCGTCAAGCGCGGCTCGCTGGGCAAAGCCGTGCCAGGCACGGTGGTCGAGGTCCACGACGCCGAGGGCAAAGTGTGCCCGCCAGGAGTCACTGGCCAGTTGATGGTACTGCGTCGCGGCCAGTGGGTACCTACCAAGGACCTGGGCCGCACCGATGAAGATGGCTATTTCTACCACGGTGGCCGCGCCGACGACGTGATCATCTCCGCCGGCTGGACCATGAGCGCGGTGGAGATAGAGAACGTGATTCTGATGCACGAGGACGTTCTCGAAGCCGCCGTTATCGGTGTGCCGGACGCCATCCGCGGCCAGGTCGTCAAGGCCTTCGTGGTCTCGGATCGGGCGCACAGCGATGCCTTCGTCGACGAAGTACAGAGCCTCGTCAAGACCAAGCTCAGCCAGCACGAATACCCGCGCCACATAGCCTTTGTGGCTGAGCTCCCCAAGACACCTGCAGGCAAGGTGCATCGCAAAGTGCTGCGTGAGCGCGAGGCCGCCGCTCAAGCCACCTCCACCGTCTGA
- a CDS encoding MaoC family dehydratase N-terminal domain-containing protein — MSTETQRTFPKITDSGLDDLRQRIGVKIGQTAEPWCYEATRDNIRHYAHGIGDDNPLWCDPDYAAKSHYGGLVALPSFLFSTSRIVSGYVGGLPGVHAMWSGADWTWHKEVRRNDVISTESYLKDLVEHQTRFAGRAIQQIYHVDFFNQSGDKVAEADSWCFRTERDHARENGTKYREVRERGVRRYTDEELGEAYKLYRDEEVRGAVPRYWEDVNIGDELPTMFKGPMTVTGFVAYAQGWGGLYIRANKLAWKLIDAHPGVGIKNRFGIPDVPERVHWEEDFALEVGAPGAYDYGPERTSWMTHHLTNWMGDTGFLYKASCKVRRHNPEGDMVFIKGKVTRKFVENGKHMVEIEQEAQNQDGEQSAVGGGVVVLPSRG, encoded by the coding sequence ATGTCAACCGAAACGCAACGTACCTTCCCCAAGATCACCGATAGCGGCCTGGACGACCTTCGTCAGCGCATCGGCGTGAAGATCGGTCAGACCGCCGAACCGTGGTGCTACGAGGCCACGCGCGACAACATTCGCCACTACGCCCACGGAATCGGCGACGACAACCCGCTGTGGTGCGACCCCGACTACGCAGCCAAGAGTCACTACGGGGGTCTTGTGGCGCTGCCCAGCTTTCTGTTCTCCACGAGCCGCATCGTCTCAGGCTATGTGGGAGGCCTGCCTGGCGTGCACGCCATGTGGTCAGGCGCCGATTGGACCTGGCATAAGGAGGTGCGACGCAATGACGTGATCTCCACCGAGTCCTACCTCAAGGACTTGGTCGAGCACCAGACTCGCTTTGCTGGACGCGCCATCCAGCAGATCTATCACGTGGACTTCTTCAACCAGAGCGGCGACAAGGTGGCCGAGGCCGACAGCTGGTGCTTCCGTACTGAACGTGACCATGCTCGTGAAAACGGCACCAAGTACCGCGAAGTGCGTGAACGCGGCGTGCGTCGCTACACCGACGAGGAACTGGGCGAAGCCTACAAGTTGTACCGCGATGAAGAAGTGCGCGGCGCTGTCCCCCGCTATTGGGAAGACGTCAACATAGGTGATGAGTTGCCCACCATGTTCAAGGGCCCGATGACGGTGACCGGTTTCGTTGCCTACGCACAAGGCTGGGGCGGACTCTACATCCGCGCCAACAAGCTAGCCTGGAAGCTGATCGACGCGCACCCTGGCGTGGGCATCAAAAACCGTTTTGGCATCCCAGACGTACCAGAGCGTGTCCACTGGGAAGAAGACTTTGCTTTGGAAGTAGGGGCACCTGGCGCCTATGACTATGGCCCGGAGCGTACCTCGTGGATGACGCACCACCTCACTAACTGGATGGGCGACACAGGCTTTCTGTACAAGGCCAGCTGCAAAGTCCGCCGCCACAACCCAGAGGGAGACATGGTGTTCATCAAGGGCAAGGTGACGCGCAAGTTCGTGGAGAACGGCAAGCACATGGTGGAGATTGAGCAGGAAGCGCAAAACCAGGACGGCGAACAGTCCGCAGTAGGCGGTGGCGTGGTCGTGCTGCCCAGCCGCGGGTGA
- a CDS encoding CaiB/BaiF CoA transferase family protein: protein MATVSATTALGGLRVVDLTRVLAGPLCTQMLSDNGANVVKIEPPGGDETRHLGPPYDAMGNSAYFAALNRGKKALSLDLSQPDAQEVLHRLLDGADVLVENFLPGTMEKWGLGYEEVLAARYPRLVYCAISGFGRDGPLGGLPGYDAVLQAQCGLMSINGESSSGATRMGIPIVDHLTGYVALTGILMALCSRQVSGKGQRVEATLYDTALSLLLPHASNWFASNQTPGLLGSAHPNIAPYDKFRASDAHVFIGILNDGQFRRFSHHIGCSELPDDPRFRTNAERLAHRQPLKALIEAAIANVDSETLCRDLMRVGVPAGVVNDVPQALAQAHCAHREMIIQQGAFTALRGPMRLYGTPASPGDPPPGFSQHSDEVLSDLGFNETQRRDFYHRGIARTHSPL, encoded by the coding sequence ATGGCGACCGTCAGCGCAACCACTGCGCTGGGGGGCCTGCGGGTCGTAGACCTGACCCGAGTACTCGCAGGCCCCCTTTGCACCCAGATGCTCTCCGACAACGGTGCCAACGTCGTCAAGATCGAGCCTCCGGGAGGCGACGAGACTCGTCACCTCGGCCCGCCCTACGACGCCATGGGAAACTCTGCCTACTTTGCCGCGCTCAACCGAGGCAAGAAGGCACTGAGTCTGGATCTTTCTCAGCCCGATGCGCAGGAGGTGCTGCACCGCCTGCTCGATGGTGCTGACGTGCTGGTGGAAAACTTCCTGCCCGGCACCATGGAGAAATGGGGCTTGGGCTACGAGGAGGTACTGGCTGCGCGCTACCCTCGGCTTGTCTATTGCGCCATCTCCGGCTTCGGCCGCGACGGCCCGCTTGGCGGCCTGCCGGGCTACGACGCGGTGCTGCAGGCGCAATGCGGGCTGATGAGCATCAACGGCGAGTCCTCCAGCGGGGCAACGCGCATGGGCATCCCCATCGTGGACCACCTGACCGGCTACGTCGCGCTCACGGGCATCCTTATGGCGCTGTGCAGCCGGCAAGTCAGTGGCAAGGGCCAGCGGGTGGAGGCCACCTTGTACGACACCGCGCTCAGCCTGCTGCTTCCGCATGCATCGAACTGGTTTGCCTCAAACCAGACGCCGGGCCTGCTCGGTAGTGCGCACCCCAACATCGCGCCCTACGACAAGTTCAGAGCGAGTGATGCCCACGTGTTCATCGGCATTCTCAACGATGGCCAGTTCCGCCGGTTCAGCCACCACATCGGCTGCAGCGAACTCCCTGACGATCCGCGCTTTCGGACGAATGCCGAGCGCCTGGCGCACAGACAACCGCTCAAGGCTCTGATCGAAGCCGCAATAGCCAATGTTGACAGCGAGACCTTGTGCAGGGACCTGATGCGCGTGGGTGTGCCAGCAGGTGTAGTAAACGACGTGCCGCAGGCGCTGGCACAGGCGCATTGCGCACACCGCGAAATGATTATCCAGCAGGGTGCATTTACAGCGCTCAGGGGGCCAATGCGCCTCTACGGTACCCCGGCATCGCCGGGCGACCCGCCACCGGGTTTCAGTCAGCACTCGGACGAGGTGCTATCCGATCTCGGATTCAACGAGACGCAGAGGAGAGATTTTTACCACAGGGGCATCGCGCGCACCCACTCCCCTCTGTGA
- a CDS encoding Bug family tripartite tricarboxylate transporter substrate binding protein, whose protein sequence is MRNIAARMITTTAASLLLFNVQVAQAQSTTYPSKPIRIIVAYAAGQGTDVATRLLGEQLSKELGQPIVVENKAGAGGILGTEMAAQAAGDGYTLTMGTNATHVLNQFLYPKMPFDPAKDFEPIAMVGTFPMVLAAGANTPYRTVGDVLEAVKRTPGSADIAMPSTSARLVVEFLKERSGAPLFGIPYKGSGSAMTDVLGGQLSVTIDTPLALRPHLAAGKLRALGVTSGTASSLVPGVKPVAEQGHPGFEFVAWNALYAPKGTSAEITRTLNTAVNKVLAKPDVRQRLLDLGFEPAGGSSGYLGVFARKERERWAPIIKAAGIRADQ, encoded by the coding sequence ATGCGAAATATCGCGGCCAGAATGATCACCACGACTGCTGCCAGTCTGCTACTTTTCAACGTACAGGTAGCCCAGGCGCAGTCAACCACCTATCCCAGTAAACCTATCCGCATCATTGTTGCTTACGCTGCCGGCCAGGGCACCGACGTGGCCACCCGGCTGCTGGGCGAGCAGCTCTCGAAGGAGCTGGGGCAGCCCATCGTTGTGGAGAACAAGGCAGGCGCCGGGGGCATTTTGGGGACCGAGATGGCGGCCCAGGCTGCTGGTGACGGCTACACCCTGACCATGGGCACCAATGCCACCCATGTGCTCAACCAGTTCCTCTATCCCAAGATGCCTTTCGATCCAGCCAAGGATTTCGAGCCCATCGCGATGGTCGGAACTTTCCCCATGGTGCTTGCAGCGGGCGCCAATACTCCATATCGCACCGTAGGCGACGTACTGGAGGCGGTGAAGCGCACCCCAGGCTCGGCAGATATAGCTATGCCAAGCACATCGGCGCGTCTGGTTGTTGAGTTCCTAAAAGAACGTTCGGGAGCCCCGCTCTTCGGTATCCCTTACAAGGGCTCAGGAAGCGCGATGACCGATGTACTCGGTGGGCAGCTTTCCGTAACTATTGATACTCCACTCGCATTGCGCCCCCATCTTGCAGCAGGCAAGCTACGCGCCTTGGGAGTCACATCGGGCACTGCCAGCAGTCTTGTACCTGGAGTCAAGCCAGTCGCAGAGCAAGGCCATCCTGGTTTTGAATTCGTGGCATGGAATGCACTCTACGCCCCCAAAGGAACGTCAGCAGAAATCACTCGAACGCTCAACACAGCCGTCAACAAAGTGCTGGCAAAACCCGATGTTCGCCAACGCCTGCTAGATCTGGGGTTCGAACCTGCGGGTGGGAGCTCTGGCTACCTTGGTGTCTTTGCCAGGAAGGAACGAGAACGCTGGGCACCCATCATCAAGGCTGCCGGCATCCGGGCAGATCAGTGA
- a CDS encoding IclR family transcriptional regulator, giving the protein MERSIPAQHSLMALYGMATGGASPEADANRVNLAGLQLQKKHSRMASRSTSAAAPSATKTGRSVRVRPVPAVTRSIAILRLLGEQKQPLTLKSVAQALDLVPSTCLHILRVLVSEDLVTLDPDTKRYALGTGMISLARSVLEGGGFKQLVQPVLDRMAAQFGVTAMGVEISARQTVMVLAISQSNQPFRVHTDVGSQFDTLVSATGRLIAAHSGEGWPALKEKFARVAWDKAPSYTAWKKEVELTRLRGWALDRDNFMAGITVVAVPVLSSSGRLVHTLVAVGLTSQLGAPRVEKMAQAMQREAADLSALLDLGA; this is encoded by the coding sequence ATGGAAAGAAGCATTCCCGCACAGCACAGCTTGATGGCCTTGTATGGCATGGCGACGGGCGGAGCATCGCCTGAAGCAGATGCAAATAGGGTTAACCTAGCCGGATTGCAGCTCCAGAAGAAGCACTCCCGCATGGCATCCCGATCCACCTCAGCCGCAGCGCCTTCAGCAACCAAAACTGGTCGGAGCGTGCGCGTGCGCCCCGTCCCGGCAGTTACACGCTCGATCGCTATCCTGAGGCTATTGGGCGAACAGAAGCAGCCGCTCACGCTAAAAAGCGTGGCACAGGCACTCGACCTGGTTCCAAGTACTTGCTTGCACATTCTGAGAGTGCTGGTCTCAGAAGACCTAGTCACGTTAGATCCCGACACTAAACGCTACGCTCTGGGAACGGGCATGATCAGTCTCGCTCGCAGCGTACTTGAGGGCGGCGGGTTCAAGCAATTGGTCCAACCGGTGCTGGACCGCATGGCAGCACAGTTCGGCGTGACCGCTATGGGCGTGGAGATTTCCGCCCGGCAGACGGTGATGGTGCTTGCCATTTCGCAGTCCAACCAACCGTTTCGCGTACACACCGATGTGGGTAGCCAGTTCGATACCTTGGTAAGCGCCACGGGACGATTGATTGCGGCCCATAGCGGGGAAGGATGGCCAGCGCTTAAAGAGAAATTTGCCCGGGTTGCCTGGGACAAGGCGCCAAGCTACACAGCATGGAAAAAAGAAGTCGAGTTGACCCGCCTGCGCGGATGGGCCTTGGACAGAGACAATTTCATGGCCGGCATCACCGTGGTAGCGGTGCCGGTCCTCTCATCGAGTGGACGACTGGTCCACACACTTGTAGCTGTGGGACTTACGAGTCAGCTTGGTGCGCCACGAGTTGAAAAAATGGCTCAGGCGATGCAGCGTGAAGCGGCTGATCTTTCAGCGTTGCTGGACCTGGGAGCATAG